The following proteins come from a genomic window of Salvia hispanica cultivar TCC Black 2014 chromosome 4, UniMelb_Shisp_WGS_1.0, whole genome shotgun sequence:
- the LOC125185442 gene encoding U11/U12 small nuclear ribonucleoprotein 25 kDa protein gives MDSKPEEDPRTTTSAAVSTAPEYNSSSVKKARLESTLAALLTDPVLADVPKKPMLSDVDTLINLELGSAMRLTVLKLDGTSFDVALMNTATLKDLKLAVKKKVNEMEESRMGHRQISWRHVWANFCLSHHNEKLLDDNCSLHDYGIRNNSQVQFISYVASKASRRHQGSRKHRFFHGLNRKS, from the exons ATGGATTCGAAGCCGGAAGAGGACCCTCGCACCACCACCTCCGCCGCCGTGAGCACGGCGCCAGAGTACAACAGCAGCAGCGTCAAGAAGGCTAGATTGGAATCAACCTTGGCGGCGCTTCTCACTGATCCAGTTCTCGCCGACGTTCCAAAGAAACCTATGTTGTCCGACGTCGACACTCTCATCAACTTGGAGCTCGGAAGCGCCATGCGTCTCACCGTCCTGAAATTGGATGGAACATCCTTCG ATGTTGCCTTGATGAATACTGCGACTTTGAAGGACCTGAAACTGGCagttaagaaaaaagtgaatgaAATGGAGGAGTCAAGGATGGGTCATCGTCAAATTTCGTG GAGACACGTGTGGGCGAATTTTTGCCTTTCACACCACAACGAGAAGCTGCTCGATGACAATTGTTCACTTCACGATTATGGCATCAGGAACAATTCTCAG GTACAATTCATTTCCTATGTCGCTTCAAAAGCTTCCCGAAGACACCAAGGGAGCAGAAAGCACCGTTTCTTTCATGGTTTAAACAGAAAATCTTAA
- the LOC125185441 gene encoding high mobility group B protein 9 isoform X2: MSPESPPNGGEPVPLASHNDVVKDRTLFFNTLRSFHHALLSKFLIPVIGGKELNLHVLYVEVTRRGGYDKVVAEKKWREISAVFDFSPTTTSASYALRKHYFTLLRRYEQLYFFRNQAAMLNHTGSPSFHAIGTIDAKFDCGYLVSVKLGDETLNGVLYHPGYPGGAAAAPPACTALVPYTPVPHQPGRRTRRRRSTDPSRPKPNRSGYNFFFAEKHSALKSLYPNREREFTKMIGESWNKLSPEDRVVYQNYGLKDKERYQKELKEYKERLKMGQTLPF, from the exons ATGTCGCCGGAGAGCCCCCCAAACGGCGGCGAGCCCGTCCCCCTTGCCTCCCACAACGACGTCGTAAAGGATAGAACCCTCTTCTTCAACACCCTCAGAAGCTTCCACCACGCCCTCCTCTCCAAATTCtt gATTCCGGTGATCGGAGGGAAGGAGCTGAATCTGCATGTGCTGTATGTCGAAGTAACCCGAAGAGGCGGCTACGATAag GTTGTGGCGGAGAAGAAATGGAGGGAGATAAGCGCGGTGTTCGACTTCTCTCCGACGACGACGAGCGCCTCCTACGCTTTACGGAAGCACTACTTCACCCTCCTCCGCCGCTACGAGCAGCTTTACTTCTTTCGGAACCAAGCCGCCATGCTCAATCACACAG GCTCTCCCTCATTCCATGCCATAGGAACAATCGACGCCAAATTCGACTGCGGTTACCTGGTCTCGGTGAAGTTAGGGGACGAGACGCTCAACGGCGTGCTCTACCACCCGGGCTATCCAGGTGGCGCGGCCGCAGCCCCTCCCGCGTGCACGGCCCTGGTCCCCTACACTCCAGTGCCTCATCAGCCAGGTCGCCGGACAAGAAGGAGAAGGTCGACTGATCCGAGCCGTCCCAAACCCAACAGGAGCGGCTACAACTTCTTCTTCGCAGAGAAACATTCGGCTCTCAAATCTCTCTACCCGAACAGGGAGAGGGAGTTCACGAAAATGATCGGCGAGTCGTGGAACAAGCTCTCCCCTGAAGACAGAGTG GTTTACCAGAACTATGGCTTGAAGGATAAGGAAAGGTACCAGAAGGAATTGAAAGAGTATAAGGAGAGGTTGAAGATGGGGCAGACCTTACCTTTTTGA
- the LOC125185441 gene encoding high mobility group B protein 9 isoform X1, translated as MSPESPPNGGEPVPLASHNDVVKDRTLFFNTLRSFHHALLSKFLIPVIGGKELNLHVLYVEVTRRGGYDKVVAEKKWREISAVFDFSPTTTSASYALRKHYFTLLRRYEQLYFFRNQAAMLNHTAGSPSFHAIGTIDAKFDCGYLVSVKLGDETLNGVLYHPGYPGGAAAAPPACTALVPYTPVPHQPGRRTRRRRSTDPSRPKPNRSGYNFFFAEKHSALKSLYPNREREFTKMIGESWNKLSPEDRVVYQNYGLKDKERYQKELKEYKERLKMGQTLPF; from the exons ATGTCGCCGGAGAGCCCCCCAAACGGCGGCGAGCCCGTCCCCCTTGCCTCCCACAACGACGTCGTAAAGGATAGAACCCTCTTCTTCAACACCCTCAGAAGCTTCCACCACGCCCTCCTCTCCAAATTCtt gATTCCGGTGATCGGAGGGAAGGAGCTGAATCTGCATGTGCTGTATGTCGAAGTAACCCGAAGAGGCGGCTACGATAag GTTGTGGCGGAGAAGAAATGGAGGGAGATAAGCGCGGTGTTCGACTTCTCTCCGACGACGACGAGCGCCTCCTACGCTTTACGGAAGCACTACTTCACCCTCCTCCGCCGCTACGAGCAGCTTTACTTCTTTCGGAACCAAGCCGCCATGCTCAATCACACA GCAGGCTCTCCCTCATTCCATGCCATAGGAACAATCGACGCCAAATTCGACTGCGGTTACCTGGTCTCGGTGAAGTTAGGGGACGAGACGCTCAACGGCGTGCTCTACCACCCGGGCTATCCAGGTGGCGCGGCCGCAGCCCCTCCCGCGTGCACGGCCCTGGTCCCCTACACTCCAGTGCCTCATCAGCCAGGTCGCCGGACAAGAAGGAGAAGGTCGACTGATCCGAGCCGTCCCAAACCCAACAGGAGCGGCTACAACTTCTTCTTCGCAGAGAAACATTCGGCTCTCAAATCTCTCTACCCGAACAGGGAGAGGGAGTTCACGAAAATGATCGGCGAGTCGTGGAACAAGCTCTCCCCTGAAGACAGAGTG GTTTACCAGAACTATGGCTTGAAGGATAAGGAAAGGTACCAGAAGGAATTGAAAGAGTATAAGGAGAGGTTGAAGATGGGGCAGACCTTACCTTTTTGA
- the LOC125224533 gene encoding tRNA pseudouridine synthase A-like, giving the protein MAENSPPPPPPPPPSSPPPSEELPDPKRQKMSTTTTSTTSDEEIPQNGDAIPRAPKYKRRKVAIFFAYCGVGYQGMQKNPGAKTIEGDFEEALFFAGAIPEDERGLHRRFDWARSARTDKGVSAVGQVVSGKFFVDPPGFVERLNAHLSPQIRVFGYKRATPSFNAKKFCDRRRYVYLVPVFALDPSCHRDRESVMASVGSGNELVKCVGCSERGRKVFGAVGKRTFGSGISSNNGSVLVENESVTDVSVLKPSVENGNGEAPKIEKFSKLEQVSEVSVYEIAEKRNDNGGNGAGDVEDAVKIEQKSEFCYGEAEKERFNRILKSYEGTHNFHNFTTRTKAEDPAAKRYILSFNAKTVLNIDGMDFIKCEVVGQSFMLHQIRKMIGLAVAIMRNLSPESLIEKAFEQKVNINVPMAPEVGLYLDECFFSSYNQKWKHTHEELSMKDYAEEAEDFKMKYIYSHIAATEHKDGAVAVWLHSLNYRNYPDLRYEDKVADECPSTEVAPIADGNEAVENCLGSKTTPVPEGIKAVDECPSTEVAPIANGNEAVDSIPSSKITPVPEGSKVVDDCPSSEVEKGEKMNVDE; this is encoded by the exons ATGGCTGAAAACtcacctccgccgccgccgccgccgccgccgtcgtcGCCTCCTCCATCAGAAGAACTACCCGACCCGAAAAGGCAGAAAATGtcaaccaccaccacctccaccacctccGACGAAGAAATTCCCCAAAACGGCGACGCAATTCCCAGAGCCCCCAAGTACAAGCGCCGCAAAGTCGCGATTTTCTTCGCCTACTGCGGCGTCGGCTACCAGGGGATGCAGAAAAACCCCGGCGCCAAGACAATCGAGGGCGATTTCGAGGAAGCCCTCTTTTTCGCCGGAGCGATCCCCGAGGACGAGCGGGGCTTGCACAGGCGGTTCGATTGGGCCCGGTCCGCCCGGACCGACAAGGGCGTCAGCGCCGTGGGGCAAGTGGTGTCGGGCAAATTCTTCGTCGATCCGCCCGGTTTCGTGGAGCGGCTGAACGCTCACCTTTCTCCGCAGATTAGGGTTTTCGGGTACAAGCGCGCGACGCCGTCGTTTAATGCGAAGAAGTTCTGCGATCGGCGGAGGTATGTCTATTTGGTGCCTGTTTTCGCGCTTGATCCGTCGTGCCATCGTGATAGGGAGAGCGTGATGGCCAGCGTTGGATCGGGGAATGAGCTTGTGAAGTGTGTTGGGTGCTCAGAGAGAGGGAGGAAGGTTTTTGGTGCTGTTGGAAAGCGCACTTTTGGTTCTGGCATTTCGTCGAACAATGGGagtgtgttagtggaaaatgaatccGTAACTGATGTCTCTGTGCTTAAGCCTAGTGTTGAAAATGGGAATGGTGAAGCTCCGAAAATCGagaaattttcgaaattggAGCAGGTTAGCGAAGTTTCAGTCTATGAGATTGCAGAAAAACGGAACGATAACGGTGGCAATGGTGCTGGAGATGTTGAGGATGCTGTGAAAATCGAGCAAAAGAGCGAGTTCTGTTACGGGGAGGCTGAGAAGGAGAGGTTCAATAGGATTCTCAAGTCGTACGAAGGGACTCACAACTTTCACAATTTCACTACCAGAACCAAAGCCGAGGATCCTGCTGCTAAGCGATACATTTTGTCGTTCAACGCAAAAACTGTGCTGAACATTGACGGAATGGATTTCATAAAGTGTGAGGTCGTGGGGCAGAGCTTCATGCTTCATCAGATACGGAAGATGATCGGTCTTGCTGTTGCGATCATGAGGAACCTCAGCCCCGAGTCGCTGATTGAGAAAGCTTTCGAGCA GAAGGTGAACATTAACGTGCCCATGGCGCCTGAAGTCGGGCTGTATTTGGACGAGTGCTTCTTCTCGTCGTACAATCAGAAATGGAAACACACCCATGAGGAGCTGTCGATGAAGGATTATGCAGAGGAAGCTGAGGActtcaaaatgaaatacatTTATTCGCACATTGCTGCAACCGAGCACAAGGATGGGGCTGTGGCCGTGTGGCTACATTCTTTGAACTACCGCAACTATCCAGACTTGCGCTATGAAGATAAGGTGGCGGATGAGTGCCCGAGCACGGAGGTAGCTCCAATTGCTGATGGAAATGAGGCGGTCGAAAACTGCCTAGGCTCGAAGACCACTCCCGTTCCTGAGGGAATTAAGGCGGTGGATGAGTGCCCAAGCACGGAGGTAGCTCCCATTGCTAATGGAAATGAGGCGGTCGATAGCATCCCAAGCTCGAAGATCACTCCCGTTCCTGAGGGAAGTAAGGTGGTTGATGATTGCCCGAGTTCGGAGGTGGAGAAGGGCGAAAAAATGAATGTGGATGAGTGA
- the LOC125219477 gene encoding probable alpha-amylase 2 produces MGNVAASSQKELGHSNEQPDPVATIRNGKEILLQAFNWESHKHDWWRNLEQKVPDIAKSGFTSAWLPPPTHSFSPEGYLPQNLYSLNSSYGSENLLKALLNKMKTYKVRAMADIVINHRVGTTQGHGGMYNRYDGIPLSWDEHAVTVCTGGKGNKSTGDNFHGVPNIDHTQEFVRKDIKNWLQWLRNTVGFQDFRFDFARGYSPQYVKEYIEGAKPIFSVGEHWDSCNYKGTYLEYNQDSHRQRIINWIDNAGQLSAAFDFTTKGILQQAVKGELWRLRDPHGKPPGVMGWWPSRAVTFLDNHDTGSTQAHWPFPSDHIMEGYAYILTHPGIPSVFYDHFYDWGSLYHDQIVKLIDIRRNEGINSRSPISIVEAQPNLYAANIGDKISMKIGEASWSPSGMEWTLATSGNRYAVWKK; encoded by the exons ATGGGAAATGTAGCTGCCAGCAGCCAAAAA GAATTGGGCCATAGTAATGAGCAACCCGATCCTG TTGCAACAATACGCAATGGGAAAGAAATTCTGTTACAG GCCTTCAATTGGGAATCTCATAAACATGATTGGTGGAGGAACTTAGAGCAAAAGGTTCCTGATATCGCAAAATCTGGTTTTACATCAGCTTGGTTGCCCCCTCCCACTCATTCATTTTCGCCAGAAG GTTATCTTCCCCAGAACCTTTATTCCCTCAACTCTTCATATGGTTCTGAGAACCTGCTCAAAGCTTTATTGAACAAGATGAAAACATATAAAGTTAGAGCAATGGCTGATATAGTTATAAATCATCGAGTTGGGACCACGCAAGGGCATGGTGGAATGTACAACCGCTATGATGGAATTCCATTATCATGGGATGAGCACGCTGTTACTGTCTGCACTGGAGGAAAG GGGAATAAAAGCACTGGGGACAATTTTCACGGGGTCCCAAATATTGATCATACACAAGAATTTGTAAGGAAAGACATTAAGAACTGGCTTCAATGGCTAAGGAATACTGTTGGGTTCCAGGATTTTCGCTTCGATTTTGCTAGAGG TTATTCTCCCCAATACgtgaaagaatatattgagGGTGCAAAGCCAATCTTCTCTGTTGGGGAACACTGGGATTCTTGCAACTACAAAGGCACATACTTGGAGTACAATCAAG ATAGCCACAGGCAAAGGATTATTAACTGGATTGATAACGCAGGACAACTGTCAGCTGCATTTGATTTCACAACAAAAGGAATTCTGCAG CAAGCTGTTAAGGGAGAGCTCTGGCGCTTGCGTGATCCTCATGGGAAGCCTCCAGGTGTCATGGGATGGTGGCCTTCAAGGGCTGTCACATTTCTAGATAACCATGACACTGGTTCGACTCAG GCGCATTGGCCATTTCCATCAGATCACATAATGGAG GGCTATGCGTACATACTCACACATCCAGGGATACCTTCAGTATTCTACGACCATTTCTACGACTGGGGTAGTTTGTATCACGACCAGATTGTGAAGCTG ATTGATATTAGAAGAAACGAAGGAATAAACAGCCGATCGCCAATCAGTATCGTGGAAGCACAGCCAAATCTTTACGCTGCAAACATCGGGGATAAAATCTCCATGAAGATTGGAGAGGCATCATGGTCTCCTTCTGGAATGGAATGGACACTAGCAACTAGTGGCAACAGATATGCTGTCTGGAAGAAGTAG
- the LOC125222671 gene encoding prolyl endopeptidase-like, with product MASLSAVDRILHYSVARRDDSVVDNYHGVSVPDPYRWLEDPDSAETREFVEKQMKLTESVLNTCETREKLREKLTKLSDFPKYNAPFRVGDRYFYFHNTGLQPQTVLYVQDSLEGKPEVLLDPNTLSDDGTVALSEYAVSEDGKYLAYGTSSSGSDWVTIKVIKIDDKTTEPDVVSWVKFSGISWTHDGKGFFYSRYPAPKDGENLDAGTETHSNLNQEVYYHFLGTNQSEDILCWRDHDNPKHSHSASVTEDGKYVLLYIGESCDPVNKVYYCDLSLLSKGLEGCRGKEELLPFVKLVDNFDASYHYVANDETVFTFLTNKDAPRYKLVRVDLKEPNSWTVVLQEDKKDVLESASAVSGNRIVVNYLSDVKNVLQIRDLKTGDLLHHLPLDIGTVSEISARRKDSIIFIGFTSFLVPGIIYMCKLEGDVPDMKVFREIVVPGFDRTEFEANQVFVTSKDGTKIPIFVVARKGLRLDGSHPCLLYGYGGFNISITPYFSASRILITKHLDLVFCIANIRGGGEYGEEWHKAGSLAKKQNCFDDFISAAEYLISAGYTQPAKLCIEGGSNGGLLVGACINQRPDLFGCALAHVGVMDMLRFHKFTIGHAWTSDYGCSDKEEEFHWQIKYSPLHNVRRPWDKPSDKAIQYPSTMLLTADHDDRVVPLHSLKLLATMQHELCTSIEKSPQTNPIIGRIEQKAGHGAGMPTQKIIDEAADRYAFMAKVVDATWTD from the exons ATGGCATCGCTCTCCGCCGTCGACCGCATTCTCCACTACTCCGTCGCTCGTCGCGACGACTCCGTCGTCGATAATTATCACGGCGTTAGCGTCCCCGACCCCTACCGCTG GCTTGAGGATCCTGATTCGGCGGAGACGAGAGAGTTTGTTGAAAAGCAGATGAAATTGACCGAATCCGTGCTCAATACTTGCGAAACAAGAGAAAAGCTTCGTGAAAAGCTTACTAAATTGTCTGATTTCCCCAAGTACAATGCTCCGTTTAGGGTTGGTGATAGGTACTTTTACTTCCATAATACCGGTTTACAGCCGCAGACGGTTCTCTATGTTCAG GATAGTTTGGAAGGGAAACCTGAGGTTTTGCTCGACCCGAACACGTTAAGTGATGATGGAACTGTGGCGCTGAGTGAATATGCAGTTAGTGAGGATGGGAAGTACTTGGCCTATGGCACTAGTTCAAGTGGAAGTGATTGGGTGACCATTAAAGTTATCAAGATTGATGATAAGACAACTGAGCCTGATGTCGTTTCATGG GTTAAGTTTTCGGGTATTAGTTGGACGCATGATGGCAAGGGTTTTTTCTACAGCCGTTATCCAGCTCCTAA AGATGGAGAGAATTTAGATGCAGGCACAGAGACCCATTCCAACTTAAACCAAGAAGTGTATTATCATTTCTTGGGTACCAATCAGTCTGAAGATATCTTATGTTGGAGGGATCATGATAATCCCAAACATTCACATTCTGCTTCAGTCACGGAAGATGGGAAG TATGTTCTTTTGTACATTGGAGAAAGTTGTGACCCAGTCAACAAGGTTTATTACTGTGATCTATCATTGCTCTCTAAAGGACTTGAAGGTTGTAGGGGGAAAGAGGAGTTGCTACCTTTCGTAAAGCTTGTTGATAACTTTGATGCTTCCTATCACTATGTTGCAAATGACGAGACTGTTTTCACCTTCCTCACAAATAAAGATGCTCCAAGATACAAACTTGTACGAGTTGATCTAAAAGAACCTAATTCCTGGACTGTTGTACTTCAAGAAGATAAAAAGGACGTGCTTGAATCTGCCTCAGCTGTAAGTGGCAATCGGATAGTTGTGAATTATTTAAGCGATGTGAAAAATGTTTTGCAAATAAGGGACCTGAAAACAGGTGACCTGTTGCACCATTTACCACTTGATATTGGAACTGTATCTGAAATTTCTGCTCGACGCAAAGACAGCATAATCTTTATTGGATTTACAAGCTTCCTAGTCCCtggaattatatatatgtgcaagTTGGAAGGTGATGTACCAGACATGAAAGTCTTCAGAGAAATAGTGGTCCCCGGCTTTGACAGGACCGAATTTGAAGCCAATCAg GTTTTTGTCACCAGTAAAGATGGTACTAAAATCCCAATCTTTGTAGTGGCTAGAAAGGGTCTTCGCCTGGATGGTTCACATCCTTGCTTACTTTATGGATATGGTGGATTTAATATCAGTATTACCCCATACTTTTCTGCCAGTCGTATTCTGATTACAAAGCATTTAGATTTAGTCTTTTGCATCGCAAACATACGCGGAGGAGGAGAGTATGGAGAAGAATGGCATAAAGCTGGTTCCCTTGCAAAGAAGCAGAACTGCTTTGATGATTTTATATCAGCTGCTGAGTATCTTATATCTGCTGGTTACACACAGCCCGCGAAGTTATGCATTGAAGGTGGTAGCAATGGAGGACTTCTTGTTGGGGCTTGTATCAATCAA AGACCTGATCTTTTCGGCTGTGCTCTTGCTCATGTTGGTGTTATGGACATGTTGAGGTTTCACAAGTTTACTATTG GCCATGCGTGGACGTCAGACTATGGCTGTTCCGATAAGGAGGAAGAGTTCCACTGGCAAATTAA GTACTCACCCCTGCATAATGTGAGGAGACCTTGGGATAAGCCATCTGATAAGGCCATTCAGTATCCATCCACTATGTTATTGACGGCTGACCATGATGATCGCGTTGTCCCACTGCACTCACTGAAGTTATTAGCG ACAATGCAACATGAACTATGCACAAGCATAGAGAAGAGCCCTCAAACGAACCCAATTATCGGGCGGATAGAGCAGAAAGCTGGGCATGGAGCTGGAATGCCAACTCAGAAAATT ATTGATGAAGCTGCGGATAGATATGCATTCATGGCGAAGGTGGTCGATGCAACCTGGACAGACTAG
- the LOC125222062 gene encoding L-ascorbate oxidase homolog: MPSPPLRLAALLLCLAAAAADSPYRFFDWNVTYGTIYPLGVPQKGILINGQFPGPEIYSVTNDNIIVNVYNSLDEPFLIHWNGVQNRRNSYEDGVIGTTCPIPPGQNFTYILQMKDQIGSFFYFPSLGMHKAAGGFGGIRIMSRPLIPVPFDPPADDFTLLIGDWYKNNHTVLKTILDRGKKLPFPHGVLINGRGPGATAFTVDQGKTYRLRICNVGLQNSLNFRIQGHKMKVVEIEGTHTLQISYSSLDVHLGQCMSVLITADQPPQNYYVVASTRFTSQVLSNTAFLKYSSSNTPASGPLPGGPTTQIDWSLNQARSFRTNLTASGPRPNPQGSYHYGMINTTKTIRLASSASQVNGKQRYALNSVAFKAPDTPMKLADYFKIDGVFRVGSIPEAPNGAGMYEDTSVLGADYRTFIEIVFENYENIVQSYHLAGYSFWVVGMDGGQWSSNSRNQYNLRDAVSRCTVQVYPKSWSAIYIALDNVGMWNLRSEFWARQYLGQQTYLRVYTASTSLRDEYPIPKNALLCGRAKGRHTRPI; the protein is encoded by the exons ATGCCATCTCCGCCGCTGAGACTAGCGGCGCTCCTCCTATGCttggccgccgccgccgccgacaGCCCCTACAGATTCTTTGATTGGAACGTCACCTACGGCACCATCTACCCTCTTGGAGTCCCTCAAAAG GGAATTTTGATAAATGGGCAATTTCCGGGGCCGGAAATTTACTCCGTCACCAACGATAACATCATTGTCAATGTGTACAACAGCTTGGATGAGCCTTTCCTCATTCATTG GAACGGAGTGCAGAACAGGAGGAACTCGTACGAGGACGGCGTGATCGGGACGACATGCCCGATTCCGCCGGGGCAGAACTTCACATACATACTTCAAATGAAGGATCAAATTGGGAGCTTCTTTTACTTCCCATCATTGGGAATGCACAAGGCTGCTGGTGGATTTGGAGGCATTAGGATCATGAGTAGGCCTCTAATTCCAGTCCCATTTGATCCACCAGCAGATGATTTCACCCTCTTAATTGGAGATTGGTACAAAAATAATCACACT GTGTTGAAGACGATATTGGACAGGGGCAAGAAGCTGCCTTTCCCCCACGGCGTCCTGATCAACGGGCGCGGCCCTGGCGCCACCGCCTTCACGGTGGACCAAGGAAAGACGTACCGGCTGCGCATATGCAACGTGGGACTGCAGAACTCCCTCAACTTCCGGATCCAAGGGCACAAGATGAAGGTGGTGGAGATCGAGGGAACGCACACGCTCCAGATCAGCTACTCGTCTCTCGACGTCCACCTCGGCCAGTGCATGTCCGTGCTCATCACTGCGGACCAGCCCCCACAGAACTACTACGTGGTCGCCTCCACCCGCTTCACCTCCCAGGTCCTCAGCAACACCGCCTTCCTCAAATACTCCAGCTCCAACACCCCGGCATCCGGCCCACTCCCTGGTGGGCCCACCACTCAGATCGACTGGTCCCTCAACCAGGCCCGTTCCTTTAG GACTAACCTGACGGCGAGTGGGCCAAGGCCGAACCCGCAGGGGTCGTACCACTACGGCATGATCAACACTACCAAGACCATCAGGCTGGCCAGCTCGGCCAGCCAGGTGAACGGAAAACAGAGATACGCCCTCAACAGCGTGGCCTTTAAGGCGCCCGACACGCCCATGAAGCTTGCTGACTACTTCAAGATAGACGGTGTGTTCCGCGTTGGGAGCATCCCAGAGGCCCCCAATGGCGCAGGGATGTACGAGGACACATCGGTGTTGGGAGCGGACTACAGGACCTTCATCGAGATTGTTTTCGAGAACTACGAAAACATCGTGCAGAGCTACCATCTGGCTGGCTACTCCTTCTGGGTAGTAGG AATGGATGGAGGGCAATGGAGCTCAAATAGCCGGAACCAGTACAACCTCCGGGACGCAGTCTCCCGTTGCACGGTGCAGGTGTACCCCAAGTCGTGGAGCGCGATCTACATAGCGCTAGACAACGTGGGGATGTGGAACTTGAGGTCGGAGTTCTGGGCGAGGCAGTACCTGGGACAGCAGACGTATCTGAGGGTTTACACGGCCTCAACCTCGTTGAGAGACGAGTATCCGATCCCCAAGAACGCGCTGCTCTGTGGCAGGGCCAAGGGAAGGCACACCCGCCCCATATGA